Genomic window (Hippoglossus stenolepis isolate QCI-W04-F060 chromosome 11, HSTE1.2, whole genome shotgun sequence):
AATATATACGTTATAAATCCAACTTTACTAACTCTTAAAATGAGAGATGTTTGTGTAAACTACACACCTTCTGAGAGGGGGCTAATTAATTAGTTTCAACCAATGAAGTTCATCACAACCAGGTGGAGGACAGTGTGAGCGAACAGGAAGTCAGCAAAGGCCCTCTCTGGAGAGATGGACAGGAAGTCTCCCTTGTTCTGTGGGTTGATCTGGATACGAAGacacactggagagagagagagagagagaagacagggaggatttagtttgttttgtgcaCCACAGATTAACACAAAAGCAATAGGACTATAACTAATGATCATTTCCATAATGACTTAAGAACATTTTCAATTGATAGCTTAGCAAATATTTGTCAGAATAAGACTTGTGATGATGACCGAATCATTCTTCTTTGAGCCGTACTGTTTTCCCATACTGAATCCTCTCCCACAGTGGAGTAACAAAGTGGATGTGTAACAAATAGGAGTGTAACGATTTTGAGACTGAGACTAAATGATACAAATATCCACAATCTCTCCTCGTGACAGGTCGATGGAAGGGCGATACCTCAACCTGCTGCCTCTTGAGCCCTTTATGCCATCTTCATTGTTCTATTTGGAGTTAGGGTacgctttgttttttttatattgtctcATGACTATTTTCGATCCAATCCTGATCCAGTGATTAAACCATGAAGAGTTGGAAGATTTTGGTTAATGTCTCGTCGCCCCAAAAAAGAGCCCCCTttgagcttttctagtcttgatgaccactgtACCGctttacagaaacaaaatatttcaacattcaaaaaaaaaaaaaatcaaggtaTGTATCAAATGGTGCCTCATTAATCTAGGTCTATCAGTGAAACTGTGAATTTTGAGGAAAATAATAACGTTACTTTAACGCATTTTACTTTCAAAGCTGAAAAATTCAGCCCTGAAACCTTTGAAGAAATATTATCAATAAAGTAATATTTGACATCACTCAATGACACCTGGCAGGGAAGCGAAGACAAATAGTTACTGACTAATTACCCTGCTGCTTAATGCAATGATCtgcatcaccatcatcatcatcatcatatcagCCAAAGGGCCTAATGCCACCCAGTCGAATGTTTTATGGAGAAGTTGTCAATGAACTCGGAGTACCAGGGTCACCACTCTCCTGCACTAtgggaacacacacagctctgaaaCCTAAAGAGAGTTATTTAGTGACCTGCTTATTAGATAGATGCACTTGAAATACGAACACTTCAATGCAACAAACCTGCAGTCAACCCGACTACAATGAAGGCTGGGATGTgcagtacattttaaaatcagtggAATCAGCTTCGTGGTCAAGTTGGAGGCGGaggtttgtgctgctgtttaagTGTATTGCAGTAAATATTATAAATGGTGCGGGATTAATTAAAACTGCCCCTCAAACCACTTTTATACAGCTTTTTGATAAAGCTACATTAGCTCGTTAGCTAGCATGGGTCTGTGCTGGTCGCTGAAGGAGCACTGACCCCGGGACTCGGTGAAACCTCCCGGTGACAGTAACAGGACATGTCCCCGTGGAGACGACTGACCTGCGAGGATGAAGCAGCCCACACACGAGATGAACCCGGACAGAAAGCTGTTGAAGGGGAAGGTGCCGACCAGCAGGCAGTAGAGGAACTGCAGAGCCCCCGTCAACAGGATGTACAGCAGATAGGCGTCCACCACCTTCAGCTTGTTGTGCGTCGAGGAGCCGTACTCCTCCAGGAACCGGGCGACCACCGAAATCACGGAGTTAGACATGCTTCTTGGGTTGGAGGCTAAGTGTGCAGCTAGCAGCGGTTAGcacagctcctcttcctcagtccAATGAGTGACGTGTCCTCGGCCAACCGGAAGCCGCCCCGGTGTTACAGGAAATGCAGTCCGAGTAGCAAAAAGGGCCCGTGTTGAATAAGGGATAGTTAGCACCGCCCTCCCAAAATTATTGAAAGAAAGATATGCTAAAAGTAAACAGATGTTACTCTCTGTCAGTTTCATGACATGCATCCATGTTATTGTAATTTACATAATCATACCGTCACACTAAATGTAGAACTGTTTTAAAACTTGATGAAGTGATTGTTTTCTagattcaatttcattttcagcACGAACCAAGAATAACTATGAAATCCCAATTTACTGTAGCTACTTTGGGTACTGTAGCTTTTtctaaataaactttattaattaaCAATTAGCCAAACAACATAAAGCACACATAGACTAATATAACGTGCCCATAGAAATTAACAAACATACAGAGTACAAAGTAAACAAAGTTTCAtattgacaaacacaaaaagctaGTTGGTATAATCTTAAAGTTTGACATGCAAATAGATGATTATGTATTAGGTTTATCAAGCAATTAATAAATGGTGAGAAATTATAATTTAGTGAATTGTTTGCAATTAACATTTGACCTCAAtcttcaagttttttttttctctttagtgAAGAATGAAATGTACAACTATATATTACAGTTCAATAGTGTCACATAGAACAGAGTTCACAATGCAACTATATAGTTTAAATACAGACAATagataaactaaataaaataataatagtaaaggGGATGTTAAACCCAAAGTTGCACACTTGTCACCAGATTATCACAAATTTTCTGAGAAACAGCAAGCTCAAATCCTGGAAGCGACAATTTAGTCACTATTATCTGCATTTGGAAAAATtactcaaacataaaaaaaagtaattatttacacattttgaaTGTCTATCTGTCATCaaaagcaatatatatatatttttcaactTGTACTTGGTAACCTTGGTGTAGATGTACTTGAAATGAATGGTTAGCCAGGAAAGTATAAATAACACTTTGCTTCAATATCTgtacatttcactttattttaggATAAGCCAGCCTGTATCATTATTGCTGTCCATGGAGTTATTGTCAGTTAActgaattcatataaatactgaGGACATgggaataaaacttaaaaagtaGTAGGTCAGTAGCTATTTGTTGTGTACAGCTTCGTTTGTTATTTGTCTAGTATATGCACTGATACTTATACAATAGAAGTTCATAACTgatcaaaaatattttgaacTTGAAGGAgcacttatttattttagatGTTCTTATGGATGTTAGTGTATTTAAAGAGTCCTGGGAGAATGCCTATGAGATCCCgtcataaagaaaacatttgggcCAAAGTCAACTTATGAtagtaaataaaactgtaaatggttTATATGCAATTGGAAAGTAATTTTTTTGGGAGTCTCTCTTTGCTGTcttgtaacacaaaaacactgaatatatttattCAGCCTAGAGAGAACCTAAATATAAATGGAGAGTGCGCCTGGTCCTACCGTTACTAATACTTTGTTCCTTTGAGGTATTTCCATTTACTTTTGTAGTCAATAAATTGCTACATGAGCAGTGGCATCTCTGTGCATCACTGCTATCATGGAGTTATTCACCATCTTGAATGTGTCTCATGTAGAATTTAAGGCAAGGataacaatttaaatgtttcctttggTTTATCACAGTTTACTCAGGCACAGTATCAGTCACACTGTAACTGATACTGGGAACACAGTCATTGAGTTCTTCCCTGTCCATAGACACCAAGATCATGCATGTGGATCTGATAGATGTGGAGcttttcttgattcattttgagTCCAACCCCCGAGAGCGAACAAACTATCTAATAAACTTTCATAAACCCGTATATATCTCATTGAATAAATtacaaacagctttagttgcTCTCAGACGGTGTGGCGCAGGGACAACTGCCCCCAAACACGTGTagcaacagaggcagctgcctccaaacagtggcaacagaggcagatagATGCCAGACACCCTCCCAATttggcagctgcctccaaacagtc
Coding sequences:
- the dad1 gene encoding dolichyl-diphosphooligosaccharide--protein glycosyltransferase subunit DAD1; protein product: MSNSVISVVARFLEEYGSSTHNKLKVVDAYLLYILLTGALQFLYCLLVGTFPFNSFLSGFISCVGCFILAVCLRIQINPQNKGDFLSISPERAFADFLFAHTVLHLVVMNFIG